GCAGGTGCTGGGGGCCCTCGCCGCCGAGCAGACCCGCGCCGGGGACTTCGCCGGGCTGAGCACCACCCTCGGCGAGGTCGCGGCGCTCGACCCGAACGACGTGGACGCGCAGTTCCGGCTGGCGCAGGCCCGCACGCTGGCGGGGCAGGGCGCCCTGGCGCTGCCGGGGGCCTACGCCGTCTTGCAGCGTCAGCCTGCCCACGTAAACGCCGCGCTCCTGGTCGCCGACATCTACGTGGCGCAGGGCCTATCCAACCGGGCGGTGCGTGAACTCGACGCGGCAGCCGGGCGGGTTTCCCGGGCAGAAGACCGGGGGCGGCTGCTGCTGCGCAAGGCGGACGTGCTGGCAGCGTCGGGTGACGCACGCGGGGCGGTCCTCGCCGCGCAGGAGGCCACCCGCGCGGATATGCGCAGCGCCGCCGCCTTCGCCCGCCTTGCCGAATTGCGGGTCGTGCGGGGCGACCGCTCCGGGGCGCTGGCCGCCTACCAGAGCGCCGTGCGGCTCGCGCCCCGGGACGCCGGGTACCGGGTCGGGCTGGCCGCCCTGCGGCTCGCCCTCGGGCAGAATGCCGACGCGGCGCGGGACGCCGCCCAGGCCCTGCGCCTGAGCCCCGAGCCCGCCACCCTCGCCCGCGCGCAGTTCGTGCGGGGGCTGGCCGCCTACCGCCAGGGCCAGCACGGCCCCGCGCGCGCCGCCCTGCGCTCCAGCGCCCTGGTCTCCCCCAGCGCCGACACCTTCCTGTGGCTGGGCCTGAGCGCCTACGCACAGCAAGACTACGCGGGCGCCGCCACCGCCCTCAGCGAGAGCGTGCGGCTCGACCCGACCCCCGCCGCCCGCCAGAACCTCGCCTCGGCGCTCCTCGCCTCGGCCCGCTACCCCGAGGCCGAGGCCGTGCTGCGCGGACTGGTGGGTGAACAACCGAAGAACAACGAGGCGTGGTATCTGCTCGGCCTGGCCCAGCGGGCCCAGACCCGCGAGGCCGAGGCCCGGCAGTCCCTGAAGACCGCCGCGAATCTCGGCAACGCCAAGGCCCAGGGGGCCCTGAAGTGACCCGCGCGTCCGGCAAGGCCCGCCGCTGGCCCGACGTCTTGATCGGCCTGCTGGTGCTGCTGCTGCTCGGCGGCTTCGCCTTCCTCCTGGTCGGCCAGCGCCCCGAGCCGGTGGCGCAGGCCCCCACCCCCACCCCCCCACCCGTGACCGAACCCGCACCCGAGCCCATCACCATCCCCACCGCGCCGGGCACCGGGACGACGGGGGAAGACCCCACCGCGACCGTCACGCCCCCCAGCTCCTCCGAGGAGACGGGGGGCGCGACCTCGACGACGGACAACGCCGCGACGATCACCGACCAGACGGCGCCGAACACGTCCCCGGCCACGCCGACGGACGGCCAGGGGGGCGCGGCGACGACCGACTCGCCCCCCGCGACGGAGCTTCCCGTGGTGCCCGCCGCCCCCATCGAGGAGGCTCCGGCGACGACCGCGGCGCCCGACCCCGCGGCCAGCGAGCCGGCGGACTCGCCCCCCGCGACCACGCCGCCTGCCGCGGCCCCGACCGCTCCTCCCCGGGCCGCCGCTGCCGTGCCCACGAGCGAGCAGCGCACGCCCCTGCGCAGCGACTACCGGGTGAGCCTGGGGTCGTTCGCAACGAGCCGCACGGCACAGCGGCTCACCCAGGGGGTCAGCGACCTGGGCTACACCGTCTACCCCATCGATCTGGGCGATCAGGTGGTGGCGCAGATCGGCCCCTTTGCGGACGAGGCGACCGCCCGCCGGGCCCTGGCAGAGATCCGGCGGGCCTACCCGGGGGCCGTTCTCTACCCGCCGCGGGGACGGAGCCTGCGGGGCGACACGACCGAGGACACGGCTCCCCCCGCGTCCACCCCCAGCACGCCGGGCACGTCCCGGCCTTCGGCCCCCAGCCCGGCGCCCGCCGCGGCGGCACCCGCGGCACCGCCCCCCGCTCCCCCCGAGGCGGTGCCTGCCCCCGGGCCGTCGACCCCGCCCCCTCCAGCCGCCTCTCCCGCCGCAGCCGAGCCTAAGGCGAGCACCCCGGCGGCTTCGGGCGGCCCGGTCTACCTGCAACTCGGGGCCTTCGACCAGGTGGAGAGCGCACAGGGCCTCGTCTCGCAGCTTCGGCAGGAGGGCTACGCGCCCACCGTGAACGCCCCCGACGGGCGCAAGGTGACCGTCCTCGTGGGCCCTTTCAGCGGCACGGCCCTCACCAACGCCGAGACGAACCTCGCGGCGAAGGGCCACGACTTCTTCCGGGTGCGGTGAAGCGGGTGACCGGGATTCCCACCGCCACGATCAGCCGCCTGGTGACCTACCTCCGCATCCTGGAGGGGCTGGAGACGCAGGACGTCCCCCGCACGAGCAGCACCGACCTCGCCGAACGTGCCGGGGTGACGGCCTTTCAGGTGCGCAAGGATCTGGCGTACTTCGGGCGCTTCGGCACCCGCGGCATGGGGTACACGGTGCCCGTCCTCAAGCGGGAACTTCTGCGCGTGCTGGGCCTGAACCAGACCTGGAACGTGGTGATCGTGGGGGTGGGGCGGCTCGGGCAGGCCATCGCCAATTACCCGGGGGCGAGCGACTACCAGTTCCAGTATGTCGGCCTCTTCGACGTGAACCCCAATCTCATCGGGACCGGAGTGCGCGGCCTCACGGTGCGGCACACCGACGAGCTGCGCGACTTCGTGGGGGGGACCCGGGTGGACATGGGCTTTCTGGCCGTGCCCCCCGAGCGCGCGCAGGACGCGGCCCAGAGCCTCGCCGACGCGGGGGTGCGCGGCATCCTCAATTTTGCCCCGGTCGTGATTCAGCCGCGCACGGTGGAACGCTCCGGTTTGCAAGAAATTGGTGACGAATGGCGTGGTGTGATCGTGGAGAACGTGGATTTCCTGGCGGGCATGAAACGCCTCGCCTTTTACATCCTCAACCCCGATCTCAGCAGCGCCGAACCGGAGGACACTGACGAATGAAGAGACTGCCGCTCCTGACCTTGCCCCTGCTCCTCGCCGCCTGTGGAACCGTCATTCCTGACACCGGGCGCAACGTGAAGGTGACGGCGAGCGCCAGCACCATTACCCTCTCCCCCGACGGCACCTCCGACGCGGGGACGACCTACACGTTCACCAATCCCGCCGGCGCCAAACCCACCGCCATCACGAGCGCCACCGTTTCCTGGGGCACGGGCGCGGATCAGAGCGCCACAGTCACCATCCCCGCCGTCAGCCTCCCTGCCGGCCTGACCTGCGCGGCTGCGGCCACCGACCCCACCGCCGCCTGTGATTACAACGTCAGCGGCACGGATTTCGGCGCGCGGAGTGTGACCGCCGCCATCAGCGACAGCACCCTCTTCGCCAAGGCTTACGCGGCCAACCCCAGCGCCAAGAAGCTTCCCGTCAGCGTGACCTTCAATGGGGCGGCCAACGCGGTGAACTTCGCACTCAGCGTGAGCAGCACGGGCAGCAGCGGTGGGGACGGCAGTGAGACCCCCGTCGCCAAGGCGCCTGCACCCGTCCTGACGATCAATACCTCTGGAAGTCAGCCTTACGGCGGGAGCCTCAGCGTCACGGCGGCGGGCAACTTCGACGTCATCAGCACTGTCGACCGGGTGATTCTGGAGATCACGGACGCCAAGGGAAACGTAGACAACACCACCTACACGAGCACTTCCCCGACGGCCACCTTCAGCATCGACACGTCGAAATTCGTGGACGGCAACCTCACCCTGAAAGTCATCGCCCTGACCAAGGAAGGTCTGCGCGGCGAGACGGCAGCCAAGACGGTCCAGGTTCAGAATGTCTCCGCTCCCAGCCTGTCGATTCTCAGCCCCGATGCAAACGCCACCCTGACGGGCCCCACCACCGTTCGTGTTCAGTTGCGCCAAAGTTCTTCCACCTTCACCCTGAACCCTCAGGACGCCAGCGGCAACGACGTTCGTCTGGATGTGCGCGACTTCCGTGGCAACGTGGTCAAGACGACCTACGGCAAGGCCGTGCGGATCAGCGACGGGGTGTACGAGGCGTACATTCCTCTCGATCTGGTCGGCCCGGACTTCTCCAGCAACACGTACTCGCTGGAGGTCACCGCACAGGCCAGTCTGGCGGATGGGTCCTCGCGCACGGTCAGCGCAGGCGAGTCCATCAGCACCCAGGTCAGCGACAACAAACCCCCGGCCCTCAGCATCATGATGCCCGCCTACATCACCGATCCCTACACCGGCGCGAACGTTCGCGGCATCCTCTCGCGCAACTCCGCCCTCATGATCCAGGCGAGCGACGACAACGGCGTGAGCAGCCTGCGGGTGGATTTCGTCTGTGACGCGGCCACCGCTTTGGCTGGGCAGACCTGCCCCCGTGCTCCCTACAGCTACAACATTCCCGTCGGTGCGGGCGGCATCTTATTCCGGGTGTTCGAGATCGGGGCGCTGCTGGACGCTCAGCCCTATGTGCAAAACGGCAACTACACCCTGCGCATTACCGCCTACGACGGCTCGAACGCGAACATTCAGGAGTTCCCGGTGCGGGTTTCCCGTACGGCGGTCGATAGCGATATCGACAACCTGGCCGGTCAGTCCACGGTCGATAACATCGTCTACGACACCAGATCGAACGAACTCAACATCGTCTCCGCCCGCTGGATCGTTCCTGGAACGACGGCCAACCCCGTTCGGGTGGCGACTCTCGCCTACGACAATGACCTCGCCAGTCTGGCACCCACGCGTCAGCGTATCGATCCGGTCTTTCCGGCAGGCACGAGCGTTGAATTGATCCAAAGCTTCAACGCGCCGGGCATTTACCGTGTCGACTTTATCGTGCAGGATTTGGTCACGGGGGTGACGCGTTACTACCAAGGTGGTGAGGTCGTGGTGAAGAGGAACACGAGCACTCAACCCGCCCCCTGAGCGGTTCGCGAACATTGTTCCATAATCTTCCCTGTCCGGGTCCGCGTGGCCCGGGCAATGTCTTTGACCATCTACAAGAAGGGCTGCCCCTCCCGGAGTCTTGAGGAGGGACAGCCCTTCTTCACAGGCTCAGAACTTGATCGTGTACTCCGCGAACCCGTCCTCGCGCGTGCGCAGCAGCGTCGCCCCGGCGGGCAGCGACTTCTGGGCGTTCGGGCTGCTCACGTACAACAGGGTCGCGCCGGGGATGGGCGTGAGCTTCCAGTTGCCGTCGGCGGAGGGGTTCACGGTCTTCTGCTCGGTGAAGTAGCGCACCAGGGCCTCGCGGGTCTCGTCGGGCGCCTGGAGGATGATGTTCTTGCCCGTCAATCCCGGGAACGAGCCGCCGCCCGAGGCGCGGTAGTTGTTCGTGGCGATCACGAATTGAGCATTCGGGTCGATGGGCTTGCCCTGGAACTGAAGATTCTTGATGCGGCGGGCCCCCGCGTTCACCAGCTCTCCCTTGGCGTTGTAGCGCGAGGGCTGGGTCACGTCGATCTCGTAGGTCACCCCGTCGAGGATGTCGAAGTTATAGGTGGGGAAGGAATCGTCCACGAGCGCCTGAGGCTCGGTCTTCGTGGGGTCGATCTGCCGGAACTGCCCGGCAGCGCGCTCCAGCCACTCCCCCACGCCCGCGCCGTTCACGAGGACGGCCTGCACGGTGTTCGGGTACACGTACAGGTCGGCGACGTTCTTGATCGCCAGGGTCCCGGCGGGGATATCCGTGTAGTAGCTCGCCCCGCCCCGGCCCCCGGCCTTGAAGGGCGCGGCGGCGGAAAGCACGGGCAAGTCCCTGTACTCGGTGTTGGCAAGCGCCGCCTTCACGTAGGCGGTCTGGGCGTTGCTGACAAGCTGCACGCTGGGGTCGTCCTGCACGAGCGCCCAGTAGGAGGTGATGGGGGCGGTGAGGTCGGCGACCTTGCCGCGCACGTAGGCGAGGGTGGCCTCGTGCGCCCGCCGGACGGCCTGGGCGATGCGGGGGTCGGGGGTGACGAGGCTCTTTTTCGCCGTCTTGTCCCAGATCGGGCGGATGGCGGCTTGCCCGTCGGCCACCGTCCACCGCTGGGCCCGGCGGTCGTAGCCCAGTTTGAGGTCCACGACGCCGAGGTCGTTGCCCCAGAAGCCCGCCATCACGACGGGCTTGCCGTTGATGGTGCCCTTGGTGATGTCGGCTCCGGGGATGCTCTTGTACACCGGCCCGGGAAACTCCTGGTGGCTGTGGCCGCTGAGCACCACGTCGATGCCGTCCACCTTGGTCAGCTCGGTGGCGACGTTCTCCTGGCCGGGCTGGTAATCGGCGGTGATACCGGAGTGGGCGACGGCGACCACGATGTCCGCCCCCTGCGCCTTCATCTGCGGCACGAACTTGCGGGCCGTCTCCACGATGTCGGCGGTGACGATCTTGCCGTCGAGGTTGGCCTTGTCCCAATTCACGATCTGCGGGGGCAGCAGGCCGATCACGCCGACGTTGAGGATGTAGGGGCGGCCCTCGGTGTCATACACGACCTTGCGCTGGATCAGGTAGGGGGTGAAGGCGTTCTCGCCGGGCTTGCCGGTGCCGTCGTCCTTGTAGGCGTTGGCGCTGACGTAGGGCATGGGCGCGGCGGCGAGCACCTGCCCGAGGAAGGGCAGGCCGTAGTTGAACTCGTGGTTGCCGAGATTGCCCGCGTCGTACTTCAGGACGCGCATCGCCGCGTGCATGGGGTGGAGCTGGCCTTCTTTAAGCGGCTGCACCCGCGCCACGAGGTCGCCCAGGGGATTGCCCTGGATCAGGTCGCCGTTGTCGTAGAGCAGGGTGTTGCGCTTCTCGCCCCGCGCCTGCTGGATCAGGGTGGCGGTGTACTCGAAGCCGAACTCGCCCGTGGGCTTGTCCTGGTAATAGTCGTAGCCCAGCGCGTTCGTGTGGAGGTCGGTCGTTTCGAGGATGCGCAGCTCCACGGTCTGCGCGCCCGCGCCACCAAGGGCGCTGCCCAGCAGCAGGGCGGTCATGAGAGCAAGTTGCTTTTGCACGCCCTTCAGAATACGCCGCCGGGTCAGGGTTGTGTATGGCCGGAAAGAGGGGCGAGGTGCCCTGGTCCCAGATCGCGGGCCGCCCGTACCCCGAGCAGCCCGAGGGTGAGGTCGAGTTCGGCCAGCACGTTCCCGATGACCTCCCGCACCCCCGCCTCTCCCGCCAGCGCGAGGCCGTAGGCGTAGGGCCGCCCGAGGAGCACCGCCCGCGCCCCCAGCGCGAGCGCCTTCGCCACGTCCGAGCCCGTGCGGATGCCGCTGTCGAAGAGAACGGGCATTCCCGCCGCCGCCGCGACCACGCCGGGCAGGGCGTCCAGCGCCGCCACCTCCCCGTCGATCTGGCGTCCACCGTGGTTGCTGACAATCACTCCGTCCACCCCGCGCCGGGCGGCCTCGCGGGCGTCTTCGGGGTGGAGGATGCCCTTGAGGAGCAGGGGCAGCCAGGTCCACTCGCGCAGGCGGCTCACGTCGTCCCAGGAGAGGTCGGGGCGGGTGTAGGTGGCGGTGAAGCGGGCGGCGGCGGCACGCACCTGGGCGGGAGTCAGGCCGAACGCTCGACCCTTGGCGGCGAGGTCGGCCCCGGCGCGCAGCAGGGCGGGGGTGCGGGGCGGCTGGACGGCGGGGGCCGGGAGCGGAGTATCCAGCCGCGAGCGGAACACCGGGTCACTGAGGTACTGGGCGATGCCGCGCCCGCGCAGGAAGGGCAGGTGCCCCAGCCCCAGGTCACGGGGCCGCCAGCCCAGCAGCGTCGTGTCGAGGGTGAGGACGATGGCCCGCGCCCCACAGGCTTCAGCCCGGCGGACGAAGGAGCGGGTCACCTCGTCGTCGGTGCCCCAGTAGAGCTGGAAGAGGCGGGGGCTTTCCCCCATCGCCCGCGCGCAAGTCTCCATCGGGACCGACGCCTGGGAGCTGAAGACGAAGGGCACCCCCTCGGCGGCGGCGGCGCGGGCGACGGCGAGGTCGGCCTGCGGGTGAGCACACTCCAGCACGCCGATGGGGGCGAGGAGCAGGGGCGTGGGGAGGGTCTGGCCGAGCAGCTCCACGCTCAGGTCGCGCTCGCGGGTGCCGCCGAGCATCCGGGGCAGAAGGCGCACCCGCTCGAAGGCGGCGAGGTTCGCCCGCATCGTCCGCTCGGTTCCTGCCCCGCCCGCGAGGTAGGCGAAGTCGGGGGCGCTGAGTTTTGCCCGGGCCGCCGCTTCGAGCCTTTCCGGATTCACTGGCACGCGCGGACGCTCGCCGCCCAGGCCGCGCACGTACACGCGCGTCTGTCTCGACCTGCCCGGTCCTGGTCCGATGTTCGTCATGCTGCCTCCCTGGGTGTGGCGTTCGGGGAGGATAACGCGCGAGCGTGCCCTGCTCGGCGGGGACCTATGCTGAACGGCACTTCTCTCACCCCCAGGAGGTCCCATGTCCCCCGCTGACCAGCCCCGCCCTCCATCCCACCCCTCGCCCGCCACCTCCGTCCAGACGATGGGGCTGGCCGCCGTGCTCACCGCCCTGGGTGCCGTGGTGGTCGCCCGTGCCCGCACCCGGCCCAGCGAGGCCCAGCTCAAGGAGGCCGCCGTGCGTGTCTTCACCGCTGCCCTGCCCGCCCCTCGGCCCTTCGCGGTGCGGCTGTGGGACGGCAACGAATTGCCCGGCGCACAGACTCCGCCCGCCGCGCGACTCGTCCTGAACTCCCCGGAGTCTCTGGGCCGGATGCTCCGTCTCCCGCTCGACGTGGCGCTGGGTGAGGCGTACCTGCGCGGCGACTTCGACATCGAGGGCGACTTCGGCAGGGTGGTGGGGCTGGCCGACACGTTGAATCCACAGTTCTCCCCGGCGCAGGTGGCCTCCCTGCTGCGCGACGTGAGCCTGCTGCGCCGGGGGGTCAGCGCCCGGCCTCCCACGCCGCTCGCCCGGCTGCACGGCGAGTCGCACAGCCGCGAGCGCGACCGGCAGGCCGTGCAGGCGCACTACGACGTGTCCAACGACTTCTACCGGCTGTGGCTGGACACGCGGATGGTGTACTCGTGCGCGTACTTCCCACGCGGCACGGAAACGCTCGACGAGGCGCAGGAGGCCAAGCTGGAGCTGATCTGCCGCAAGCTGAGGCTAAAAGGAGGCGAGCGCCTCCTCGACCTCGGCTGCGGGTGGGGCGGGCTGGCGATCTACGCGGCGCAGCGGTACGGGGTGCGCGTGCTCGGGGTGACGCTCTCGGAGGCGCAGCTCCACGAGGGCCGGGCGAGGGTGAAGGCGGCGGGACTCTCGCACCTCGTCACGCTGGAGCTGCGCGACTACCGGGACGTGACGGGCGAGTTCGACAAGATCGCGAGCGTCGGCATGGCCGAGCACGTGGGCCGCCGCAACATGCCCGAGTATTTCGCCGCGGCCCACCGGGTCCTGAAGCCCGGCGGCCTGATGATGAACCACGCCATCGCGGACGGGCTGGGGCAGGCGCGGGTCTCCAACCTGATCCAGTCGGGGAACTTCGCGCGCCGCTACGTCTTCCCCGACGGCGAACTGCTGCCGATTTGGGAGACGTTGAAATACGTCGACGCCGCCCTCTTCGAGGTGCGCGACGTGGAGAACCTGCGCGAGCACTACGCGCGGACAACCGCCCTCTGGGCAAGGCGGCTGGAGGCGCGTGGGGACGAGGCCCTCGCCGCGCTGGGCGAGGAACGTTACCGGCTGTGGCGCATCTATCTCAACGCCTGCGGGTACTACTTCTCCGCCGGACACCTCAGCATCTTCCAGACCCTCCTCGCCAAGCCGGACGAGCGGCGGCACGTGCCCCTGCCGAGGAGCCGGGCGGACCTGTACGCGGACGGGAGGCTGTAGAGCGCGAAGGCCAGGGGAGGCGACTACAGCGCCGCCGCCAGCCGACCGAACAGCGCGGGCACGGGCGGCGCGTCTCCCCCGTTCACCCAGCCGAAGCGGCGGTCGCGCAGGTCGGCGTCCTCCCCCACCCCCAGCCCGC
This sequence is a window from Deinococcus planocerae. Protein-coding genes within it:
- a CDS encoding SAM-dependent methyltransferase, which gives rise to MSPADQPRPPSHPSPATSVQTMGLAAVLTALGAVVVARARTRPSEAQLKEAAVRVFTAALPAPRPFAVRLWDGNELPGAQTPPAARLVLNSPESLGRMLRLPLDVALGEAYLRGDFDIEGDFGRVVGLADTLNPQFSPAQVASLLRDVSLLRRGVSARPPTPLARLHGESHSRERDRQAVQAHYDVSNDFYRLWLDTRMVYSCAYFPRGTETLDEAQEAKLELICRKLRLKGGERLLDLGCGWGGLAIYAAQRYGVRVLGVTLSEAQLHEGRARVKAAGLSHLVTLELRDYRDVTGEFDKIASVGMAEHVGRRNMPEYFAAAHRVLKPGGLMMNHAIADGLGQARVSNLIQSGNFARRYVFPDGELLPIWETLKYVDAALFEVRDVENLREHYARTTALWARRLEARGDEALAALGEERYRLWRIYLNACGYYFSAGHLSIFQTLLAKPDERRHVPLPRSRADLYADGRL
- a CDS encoding tetratricopeptide repeat protein; this translates as MTQPTPLVLLSLLLAAAPAASAQTLVETSTAVSVQNTLTQTGTPAAVPRVPALPIPPAPPTAPSSPAPAASTPAPVPITPLTPAQVAALGQAQAALRGGQLGQARTLFERLIAQNYAQPEPHFGLGLTLFAQNDLRGAAFEFTQLVALAPGRYEGPYNLGVIATREGRHADALKFYGEAANLARGKAGTATVRQVLGALAAEQTRAGDFAGLSTTLGEVAALDPNDVDAQFRLAQARTLAGQGALALPGAYAVLQRQPAHVNAALLVADIYVAQGLSNRAVRELDAAAGRVSRAEDRGRLLLRKADVLAASGDARGAVLAAQEATRADMRSAAAFARLAELRVVRGDRSGALAAYQSAVRLAPRDAGYRVGLAALRLALGQNADAARDAAQALRLSPEPATLARAQFVRGLAAYRQGQHGPARAALRSSALVSPSADTFLWLGLSAYAQQDYAGAATALSESVRLDPTPAARQNLASALLASARYPEAEAVLRGLVGEQPKNNEAWYLLGLAQRAQTREAEARQSLKTAANLGNAKAQGALK
- a CDS encoding SPOR domain-containing protein translates to MTRASGKARRWPDVLIGLLVLLLLGGFAFLLVGQRPEPVAQAPTPTPPPVTEPAPEPITIPTAPGTGTTGEDPTATVTPPSSSEETGGATSTTDNAATITDQTAPNTSPATPTDGQGGAATTDSPPATELPVVPAAPIEEAPATTAAPDPAASEPADSPPATTPPAAAPTAPPRAAAAVPTSEQRTPLRSDYRVSLGSFATSRTAQRLTQGVSDLGYTVYPIDLGDQVVAQIGPFADEATARRALAEIRRAYPGAVLYPPRGRSLRGDTTEDTAPPASTPSTPGTSRPSAPSPAPAAAAPAAPPPAPPEAVPAPGPSTPPPPAASPAAAEPKASTPAASGGPVYLQLGAFDQVESAQGLVSQLRQEGYAPTVNAPDGRKVTVLVGPFSGTALTNAETNLAAKGHDFFRVR
- a CDS encoding alpha-hydroxy-acid oxidizing protein translates to MTNIGPGPGRSRQTRVYVRGLGGERPRVPVNPERLEAAARAKLSAPDFAYLAGGAGTERTMRANLAAFERVRLLPRMLGGTRERDLSVELLGQTLPTPLLLAPIGVLECAHPQADLAVARAAAAEGVPFVFSSQASVPMETCARAMGESPRLFQLYWGTDDEVTRSFVRRAEACGARAIVLTLDTTLLGWRPRDLGLGHLPFLRGRGIAQYLSDPVFRSRLDTPLPAPAVQPPRTPALLRAGADLAAKGRAFGLTPAQVRAAAARFTATYTRPDLSWDDVSRLREWTWLPLLLKGILHPEDAREAARRGVDGVIVSNHGGRQIDGEVAALDALPGVVAAAAGMPVLFDSGIRTGSDVAKALALGARAVLLGRPYAYGLALAGEAGVREVIGNVLAELDLTLGLLGVRAARDLGPGHLAPLSGHTQP
- a CDS encoding redox-sensing transcriptional repressor Rex, with product MTGIPTATISRLVTYLRILEGLETQDVPRTSSTDLAERAGVTAFQVRKDLAYFGRFGTRGMGYTVPVLKRELLRVLGLNQTWNVVIVGVGRLGQAIANYPGASDYQFQYVGLFDVNPNLIGTGVRGLTVRHTDELRDFVGGTRVDMGFLAVPPERAQDAAQSLADAGVRGILNFAPVVIQPRTVERSGLQEIGDEWRGVIVENVDFLAGMKRLAFYILNPDLSSAEPEDTDE
- the cpdB gene encoding 2',3'-cyclic-nucleotide 2'-phosphodiesterase, encoding MTALLLGSALGGAGAQTVELRILETTDLHTNALGYDYYQDKPTGEFGFEYTATLIQQARGEKRNTLLYDNGDLIQGNPLGDLVARVQPLKEGQLHPMHAAMRVLKYDAGNLGNHEFNYGLPFLGQVLAAAPMPYVSANAYKDDGTGKPGENAFTPYLIQRKVVYDTEGRPYILNVGVIGLLPPQIVNWDKANLDGKIVTADIVETARKFVPQMKAQGADIVVAVAHSGITADYQPGQENVATELTKVDGIDVVLSGHSHQEFPGPVYKSIPGADITKGTINGKPVVMAGFWGNDLGVVDLKLGYDRRAQRWTVADGQAAIRPIWDKTAKKSLVTPDPRIAQAVRRAHEATLAYVRGKVADLTAPITSYWALVQDDPSVQLVSNAQTAYVKAALANTEYRDLPVLSAAAPFKAGGRGGASYYTDIPAGTLAIKNVADLYVYPNTVQAVLVNGAGVGEWLERAAGQFRQIDPTKTEPQALVDDSFPTYNFDILDGVTYEIDVTQPSRYNAKGELVNAGARRIKNLQFQGKPIDPNAQFVIATNNYRASGGGSFPGLTGKNIILQAPDETREALVRYFTEQKTVNPSADGNWKLTPIPGATLLYVSSPNAQKSLPAGATLLRTREDGFAEYTIKF